The Juglans regia cultivar Chandler chromosome 16, Walnut 2.0, whole genome shotgun sequence nucleotide sequence TACAAGCTAAACCATAGGGCGTTGTGAACTCATTTTTCGGTTGGGTTGATTTTTACAATGgacttcttctttttatattatgcATTGGATTTGTGTTCTTCTACATTTTTcctatagaaaatatttaaggttttaatttatgttagttaatattaaaagttttatagttagatttcaatagtaaataattcAAGATTTATTGTCGTAGTCGGAAAAATTAAGTGATTATTGATGAAATTGGGAAGTGATGATACTTGTTTAGGGATTGAcaatttaggtttttgaagaattaaaataggttattttagcatcttaggcttaaatatcgaaatatgtgttcaattggaaatttacggtaATTACGTTGTTATTTTATAAGTGACAAGTAATTCTTGTTCGGTATTATTGAGAAAATTTGCTGAAAGACTAAGAAATCCTGGTAAGCAggattcatatactagttttgcataaaagaaatgaaatagggttaactttgaaaataagcatgtttgtttttgaaaagaaatctgaaaacgacctcagaggtttgttctgcatatgcataaattctatataggataaattattttctgtcatacctggtgtaaacatgagctaattttgtatattctatttttgaactatgcaaaaagagtgaatatgaaaatctaaaagcttttgctgtgaataaatgaagaCCTGTAAAATGATCTGAAGTTGTTCAATATtcagttttgatatgatgtcgcatttgaaaaccttggcatgaatttctgattctgtacatgaatatgatttggttccagtgttgttttgttttgtttctgttaaggtcatgccacgagtataatggtagtttataaccctactactggggtgaaatatggtatacgacccagccacggatataatggcagtttataaccctatcacgggggtgaaacatggtatacggctcaGCTACGGGTGTAATGGTAGtttacaaccctaccacagagATTAAACATAGTATCTGTCCTGATGCAATGATTCGATATGATATGGAGATGAAGTCTCAATTTATGATATGCCGAagaatttttgaataagaaagtttttttgagaattttgctctaatgttttgtaacaagttttgtttatgcgttctgaaagtaaatatgttatttctacattctgaaagtaaatgttttgttctgcatacctaactttataaatgttcatgtttacatgctagcataagttctctgcttactgaatcGTTGATAACTTACTCCTtgtctccacaatattttttagatattttgatagttcagctgagaatcaagattatgaggcattgggtgagatgatttaagtatagtggattaagcactgaaagtttttatgagtattggccattttttattaagaaattttattgtgttatgatgacttttttttttttttgaaaataaccaCAGTATTAATTCATTGATCTGAACCAGTATTACAATGTTTTTCCTTAAACAGTATACTCTCAATACAAGCTGGAACCTCTTCTATCcaaacattttcagaaaacaaaGATAAGGCTTCTTTAGCTAGGCAATGTGCTGCTTCATTAGCATTTCTATAAACAAACTTGACACTCCATTGACTTATTCCCTTTAACAGTTTCTTAGCATCTTCAATGACAAATCCATATATggacaaatatttttcttcttcattgacAACATTCACAATGACTTGAGCATCACCTTCAAAAACAACTCTGCTGAAATTAAGATCTTTACAAAATTCCATAGCTTTCCTTAGTGCATAACCTTTTGCTGCTGTAGGATCAGATACAAGACTTCTATGTTCACCAACAGCAGCCATAATTTCACCTTCCTCATTTCTAATTACTACTCTGAGGCCTACCTTTTTTCCCTCTTTATCAACAACTGCATCCcagtttgtttttacaaaactCTCCCTTGGTCTGCTCCACATTGACTCTTCTTCTATAACTCTTGCTTTTGTGTTCTGCCTTAGGTTCTATTGAGCCTAGTAATAAATTCTCAGTTCCTCTTTGGCTTGGATCAACACTTGACTTGGGCTCTTGAAAGTGTCTTTAAAGACAACTTCATTTCTTCTCAACCAAATGCTTCTCATTACCATTGATCTCTTCTAATTCGTCTGTACTGACCCTTTCCTACAACCTGTCAAGCAAGCTTGGCATATCCGGTTCATTGGTCCTCCATTTCTGTATCACCAAAATCAAATCAGACCAGAAATCTGCAGCTGCAGGATAGGACCATAAGACATGTACTGCTGTTTCTGCTTCCTTCTTACAAATTGGGCACGGTTGCTCTTTTATAATACCCTTCTTGTAAAGGCTATTTCTTATTGCTAACAACTCTTTAGCAGCTTTCCACAGGAAAAATTTGGCTTTCCTTGGAATATTCAAATTCCATAATACCTTCCATATGTTCTCCCCTTCCCTTCCATTTGAGCACTCTCCTGTTGCTGTCTCCCTCCTCTTCATTTCCATCTGGTAAGCACTATTGACAGCGAAGACACCTTTTTTAGTATACCCCCATATTAGTTTATCTTCAGCCTCCATTCTACTTATAGGTAAGCTCCATATATGCTCTGCTTCTCCTTTGTAGAAAATACTCTTGATAAAAGGCTCATTCCATTCCCCACTAGTAATCAACTCAGAAACTTTGGCTTCTTGATCTAAAATTGTGCAAGGAGCTTGGACACAAAAAGAGGAAGGAGTTGGTAACCACTTTTGCCcccatattttaatatttgttccATTCCCTACTCTCCATCTTAATCCGTCCTTCAACAAGTTTAAAGCTCCACAAACACTCCTCCATATGTAAGAAGGTCTATTTCCCAATTTTGCTTCTGTCAAAGGGacgattttgaaatatttttctttaaaaacccTTGCTGCCATGCTCCTCGAATCCTGTAAAAATCTCCACCCTTGTTTAGCTTATAGAGCCATATTGAATGACTCTATGTCTCTGAAACCCAGCCCTCCTTTACCCATAGAAGTCCCTAATTTTTCCCAACTGCACCAGTGCAAATAGCTGCTTGTCTTCTGATTTCCCCACCAAAAATTGGTCAATAGTGAATTTAATTCCTTACAAAGGTTTTTTGGGAGTTTAAAAACACTCATTGTATAAGTTGGTATTGCTTGTAAAACTGCCTTAATCATTACCTCCTTACCAACTGCTGAtagaaaaacatttttccaaTTATTAATCTTCTTCCACACCCTTTCTTTAATACTTCTAAAGGTGTTGTATTTGGATTTTCCAACTACAGGGGGTAAACCTAGATACTTCTCATAGCTGCCCTTTATAACTGCTCCCCCTAACTCCATTATCTTCTCTTTATCCTCACCCCTCGAGTTAGAGCTAAAAAACACTGATGTTTTATCCTTGTTTAGGAACTGACCAGAGGCCTTTTCATAGATCAACAAAAGCTCTTGTAACCTCAGCCACTCTTCTGTTTTAGCTCTTGCAAAAAGAATgcagtcatctgcaaaaagcagaTGATTTACACGTATTCCACCCCTTGACACAGTTACCCCTTTAGTAATTCCCTTCATATCAGACTGGTTTAATAAAGAATTAAGACCCTcagcaaacaaaataaataggtGGGGTGACAAAGGGTCACCCTGCCTTAGTCCtcttgatggttggatcttagAACTTGGTTTACCATTGATAAGAGTAGCATAACTCACAGTGGAGACACACTTCATAACAAGATCAATCTATCTCCTACCGAAACCCATCCTTTCCATCATTCCTTCCAAAAAACTCCATTCAATTCTGTCGTATGCTTTAGACATATCAAGCTTGATGGCCATATTACTCAATCtgccttttttcctttctttcatgGTATGCAAAACCTCATATGCCACCATTATGTTGTCTGTTATTAGCTTTCCCGGGATGAAGGCACTTTGATTGGGTGAAACTATTTCATTCAGAAAATTTTTTAGTCTATTTGCCATCACTTTTGACATCAACTTATAGCCAACATTACAAAGGTTAATTGGCCTAAAGTCATTGGCCTTCTTAGGTTCCTTAACTTTAGGAATTAGAGCTATGTATGTATGATTCATAGAAGGTGTAAGAGAGTTACCATTAAGCCATGCCAGTACTGTTTTGCTCACCTCATCACCAACAATTTGCCAATGCTTTTGATAAAAGCAAGCCCCAAAGCCATCTGGTCCAGGTGACTTCAAAGTGGCCATGTGTTTGAGAGCTTCCTCAACTTCATCTCTAGAGAAATGCTTGGACAATTTGTCATTCATTTCTTCTGTTACATAGGGAGCCCTTGCCTACAAATAAGCTTCAATATCCCCATCACTTGGGGTTGTGGATTTGAACAACTTCTGGAAGTATTCATTAAACACCTTGTCTATCATTTCAGGCTCTGTTTGCATCTTATCTTGTTCATCATGAATCTGTCTTATCCAattctttttcctcctttgGTCGGCACAgctatgaaaaaactttgtattACGATCACCCAGTTGATACCAGTCCAACTTTGCTCTTTGCCTCCACTTCAAGTCCTCCATTTCTAAATAGACCCCTATctcattttgaagttttttaatTTCCACCATATTATGACTCCCTTCATTCATCTGTAAGTTTTTCaacaattctattttttctttcaatattttgCCCTTGTTATTCTCTAATCGCTTGTTCCATTTAACAAATGCTCCTTTGTTGTCTTCCAGCAACTTCTGAAGAGTCTTAGCTGAATCTCCCCCTACTTGCCTCATGGTCCAAGCATTTTTTATGACTTCCTCACAACCTTCCTCAAGAGACCATCTAGCCTCATCTCTAaacatcctcctcctcctccatacTATTGAAAGAACCTGGTTCATACTCAGTAAAAGGGGTCTATGGTCTGAACATCTTGCTGTTAACACCTCTAGCCACCCTTCTTTATAGATCTCCTTCCATCTTAAATTGGCTACTACCTTATCAAGCCTTTCCTTAGTGAAAGTCTCATTGTCATGCTTGTTACTCCAAGTAAATTTGTCTCCCCTCCAACTCAGGTCAAAAAGACCTCCCCTTTCTAGCACATTTCTGAACATATTCATTTGCTTCTCCTGCCTTTGTTTCCCTCCCACTTTCTCATCATgtgttaaaatttctttaaaatccTCCACCACACACTAACCCACCCCATCATTGGGCCTTAGAGAAGCCAACAACTTCCATGCTTCTTCCCTTAGACTGGTTTCTGGTTGCCCATAAAAACCAATTAGCAGCCATCTCTCTTTCCCTTCCTCATTCATGACCCAAGCATTAATGTGTCTGTTTGAGTAATTCAGTATTTCTAACTCCACAGACTGGTCCCAAAGAAGCATAAGACCCCCTTTCCTTCCTTCTAGATCTACTACAAAACACCCTTCACTTCTCACCTTTCTTTCTATACTATCACACTTTTCACTCCTCAATTTTGTTTCCATCAAAAAGATCACATTTGGCCTCTTCTCCTTTACCAAATGGCAAAGGTCTTGAACTATCTgagggttgccaagccctcggcagttctaACTTAGTGTTTTCATaatgatgacttggcattttgaaaaattggttatattgagaaaattagtttgaatcgaaatttctatatgatattacaaattttcagtctattattatattgttgaaatatgagtttaagttaTAGGAAGTAAATCTCTGACTCGTGAGACCGGGGCATTacaatactttaaaaatatttttcatgacatgtgcatctGTGGCAAGCTTTCAAGCAAAAATGACATTTGTAGATGCAATATGCAAAGGTGGtgaaatatcacatgtcatgtagTATTCACTCAATGTattatataacatgatattttatactcaaaatgataattgaaatgtgaataaaatatttatcaataattcataaataatctatcaaggtgtaagttagagaccaAATTACAAACTTTCTgagtaattgaaaaaatgtcGTAGCAGCTGAAATCAAGTGCGTACTAAGTTACAATTAATACTACTATGGatgaggttcaaaatcaaagtcaTGCTttgttgatcaaaacaagatagaattaaatcCTATCATGGCATACttttaattgaaattaaaccttccataatcatcataagacaatgataaatcatatcaaatcatataagacatgccatagctaaattttcacttaaaacgATTTAACCACTTAAACCATCCTTTAATGACCCAATTTTGAACTAAGCAAGATAATCTTCTCTAAACTCAACCACAAATTACTCCAATACTTAAAACCTCAACTTGACTTGTAAACTAAGATCAAGGGAAAGAAAACTACAAATTCCGTAGCCTTCAAAGCTCTCAAGACAACCCTGCTCACgaacactcaagaacttacAAAAACCTCCTTGGTTTCACTCTATTGCTCTCTAAGGGGAAGAAGTGCTCTCAAGACTCAAAAGAAAGCTTGGAACTGAGGTGTGGAGAAAATGAGGAAGTGAATgaggtatttataggtggccaagggggTGGAGACATTGGCCTTGGTCCAAGGTGATTGGTGGAGGTGGGTGGTGTGTACGAGGCTGAATTTTCCAGCTTGCCTTCCTCAGCTTATGTCACCTTGTGCAGAGGGAATAGTGTCCTGAAACTACCATGATTTCCTCCTTACTGTGGCTACAATGGTCCTGTAGAAGTGGATACGTCGTGGGGCATGGTTCAATTGACAAAAGGTCAAGCAAACCACCTATGCTAACCGGCAGGTTCAAGTGGTTTCACTTGGCAGTTTTGGGGCTTCAATTTTGGTTAGTCTTTGGGTGGGAAAATTGAGTCAAATTTCTCATTATGGCCATGGGGCCTCTTGGGCATTGGGTGGTGATAGAGGTGGCATGGGATGGTGGCTCAACCAAGGCAAATGGTTGGTTAAATCTCAACCCAATCGGTTCCCACTCAACTAGCCTAAGGGTGCAATTGGTTTGTCACTTGAATTGGTTTGTGAAACCAATTTCATCCAAGGCTTAGTCTGGGTTTTAGAGGGGACTCATGAGGTGTCTAATGACCATATTATCCATGAGAAAATGGCACAATAATATTGGGcctaagggcaaaacagtccatgCACTCGAAAGGGATACATATGAGCCGATTGATGCAAGTTtgggtttgatatgtcatttcccTTAATGACCTGTGGCGGGATTATCTAGAGTATTAGTAAGGTCTAAGTATGatgaaatggaaaaataaatcatgaaaatttcagattaaacggttaagaaaatattaagacGAAATTAAGATTTAAAGCATGGCTTAAATGTCACTAATCTCATGTatgttgattaatggtcttagCAAACTTTCAAGACTTAATTTGGGCATTTAGGGCATGATCTGGACTTAAGGAAACACATGGTATGGTGcattgggctttcaattggaaaTGTAAAAATGGAAGACAAAGTTTTTGGGCCTTGATGGGGGCTTAAAGAACCATGAGTGTGGGTCAAGAGCTCATGGGCTTTTGGGCTTGAGTGAATGGGGCCTTGCTTTCCAAATTTTGAGAATTAAAAAGAAGCCTCAAGTCCACAAAGGTGGGACTTGAAAGGTCTACTTTGACATAATTGGGCCAGGGGTCAAATCTATGCCAAGCTTGGCCCAAAGGCCTTATGTCTTCCTCATACTTGGGCCAAGGCTATCCTACCAAGTTTTGCACTCCTATGATGCTTGCTTTAGGGCTTCTAAGGATGGACTCATAAATTTCCTAAGATTCTAAAGACCTTAATAGGATTACTAATATGTTTGCTTCTCTAATCCTTTATACTTATTAAGTTGGGCCTAATACCATCACTTTTACTACGTTAGGCCAATGGCCTTATGTCCTTTTCATTAGTCTTTTTGCTAGTGTCATTCAAGAAAGgcttaaaattttatatctgcCAAGTTGGGCCTAATGCCTTTTTAACATCTTAACCTTAGCACATCACATCCTTAGTGCATTAGGACCCTAAAGTCTTATTGCCTCTCCTAAGCCTTTATACCCAAAAAGCTTGAGCCCTTAGAAAACCACCCTTTGGGACTTCTCcaattccatcaaatattcAACCCAAATTGCTAAGCCCATTAATGTGGCAGCCATCCAATATGACATGTGTCATTCCCTTATAGGCCTCTTGGCTtcttatcctcaaaattaataaagtactaaaattcttgaaaataatattactaaccaatcaaactccaaaaattttatatttcctcaaaaataatattgcacTAGAATCTTCTAAAAATTCTTCTAAACTCAAAGTATACGTTCTTTTTGCCAACTCCTTTCCAGATTTTTAGAATAGCCGGTAGCCATACACATAGCGGCCccatcccaagtttattaataagctctcacttatggcagaggaaaaTCGTGGTAACATCATTATACTTGGAGGCTTACAAGCTAAAACGCtataaacaaacccaaaaccaaGAGTCAAAATAAACCAGAACCAAAACAAATTCTAACAAGCCTaagccaaaaaccaaaaaaactaaacaagcctaaacTCAACGTAAAGTGAAGCCGTAAATCAACGTGAATCAACATGACGTAAATCATCGTGATTGCAAATACAGCTGACCAACATGAATGCAACGTGAATGCATATCAGCTTAAACGCAACTTATTCTAAAGACCTAAGACCTCAAAGAAGGAAGACCTAATCTATCCACCTGAAAATACCTTTGAGCTTCCATAGaacatcatcaaaatttatccaCGTACCAGACTGATGATTCAAAGCCATACGAGCAAGAAAATCAGCTCCtgaatttccttctctataaaCATGGTTGATCTTGACTTCCAAAATCGACAAGACCTCTTGGATTTCATCCCAATAGTCTTCTACATGCCACATCTCCCTTTTGCCAACCAATTAACAACAAGTAAAGAGTCAAGCTCAATCTCAATTCTTTGCAAACCTAACTCCTTGCAGTGTTTTAGCCCATAATAAAGAGCTAATAGTTTCGCTTCGTTATTAGAGCCATGACCCAACTCCTTAGCAAAAGCCAACCTCAAATAGCCCCGATCATCCAGAATAAGGCCCCCCACCCCTTTGCAACCCGGATTGCCTAGCGAACTCCCATTAACATTCAACTTAAACCACCCCTATTTGGTTTACAGCACTTTACCAAACAAACCGACTTACGTAAAGGAGCTTTAACCAGAATTGAGAAGGCCTCTAATATTCTAGTGTCACCATTATCCAAGTTTTTACTCGGCCTCAGACGTAATCCTACCCATGCAATTGCAGCTTTGATCACGCTCCACAACGACTACACAAAACCATGTTTCCCTTCCATACGAACCTTGCACCGCCACACCCAAAGAGACCACATTAAAATAGTGGGAATCAAACCAAGCAGCATACCTTTTTGGGATAAATGTGAGGCCTGTCGAAACGAAAGCTCCATTGTATTCTTCTAAGGCCTAGGTGGGTCATAAGGCATCCCCAAACTCAAAGATGCCCTGCGCCAAATTTCCGCTACAAAACTACCTGTGGCCAGGACATGATCCTGATTTTCTAGACAACCCTGTACACAACATTCACATTTAGAAACCACTGGGATGCCCAACTCTTTAATACGCGCATCCACACCTAGGGAAAAATTCAAAGCCTTTCCCATCATAACTGAATACTTCTTTGGTATCCCAGAATGCCAAATCCAACGAGCCCATTCTATTTTTGGGGCCCTAACACGAATACATTCCCAAGCCAACTTCAAGGAAAAAATGCCATCCAAACTTGGCTTCCAAATCAGGATATCTACCCCATCTTTATGGTCACCGAAAGATGTCAAGATTGCCTCAAGTTTGGATTCCCCAACCAGTCTTCTGAGAAGATCCACATCCCACCCATTATAAATGCGACACTCCCTTATTGTGAGAAGAGGAAGATCCGAGATCTCACAAGAGTCTATAATAGCACCTGATGATAACCAGTTATCCCTCCAAAAAGAGACACGACCATCCCTTACCTTCCACACGGCATTACTCAACACCTTAGGTAGCACCGCTACTATTTGCTTCCAGAATAAATAGCCCTTACTAGCCTCAATCAAAGAGATTTGCCTATACTTGACATATTTTGCCTTAAAGAAATTAACCCAAATGGAATTTTGAGTTAGAAGcttccaagcaaacttcataaAGAGCGACACCTGCACATCTTCAAAATTTCGAAGACCCCTACCCCCTTCAAGAATCGGAGTACACACTCTAGCCCAAGAAACCCACTACTTTTTTGGTTTACCATTGTAGGAGCACCAAAACAAATTACTCATGAGCCAATTAAGACTTGCCACCACAGCCTTACGTGCATACAAAACAGAAAAGAGGTGTATCGATAAACTTGCCACAATATGACTCAACAACAAAATGGGAGCACCACACGATAGGAACTTCATTTGCCATCCTTCAAGCTGGCTCCGGATCCAGTGCATTAGCCCATCAAAATGAATTACTTTCAGCCTTCCTGAAACCAACGGTGCCCCATATTTCACCGGAAAGGAGCCCTCTGAGAAAGATGTAATTCTCAAGGCACTCCTTTTTTTAGCACTCGTAAAATGTTTaggaaagaaaatagaagactTCTCTTTACTCACCACCTGACTAAACCAATCTTCATACTGAGCAAAGGCAACCCTGATAGCACAGAGCGAGGACTTCCCACCATTAGCAAACAcaacaatgtcatcaacatacaataAATGTGATATAAGAGGAGCACCCCGAGGgtgagaaaatgaaataatccACCCATTACCAAAATTATGCTTTAACAATCTGGATAATAATTCTTCCACAAGAATAAACAAGTAGGGAGATAAAGGATCCCCCTGTCTCAAACCACGCCCACTGGGAAAGAATCCTTTCATGGTGCCATTCACAACCACAGAGAACCAAGGAGTAGAAATACACTGTTGGATCAACTCACAAAACCGAGGGCCAAAACCAAAAGTGGACATGACCTGTAATAAGAAATCCCAGTCAACATTGTCATACACCTTACTCGTATCCACTTTAATTATGACAATACCACCACGGGCCTGCTTATCCACAGCCAACTAACATTCTCAAATATGCTTCGTCCAGGTAAGAAGGTCCCCTACTCCgaagaaataatcttatttaaaataggTGACAATCTACGAACTAGAATTTTGGAGCATACCTTGTAAACCACAGAACACAGATTGATGGGTCTAAATTTGTCAAACCTAGTAGGGCTTGGCACCTTTGGAAGGAGCACAATGTAAGATGCCGAGCACAATCTGGGTAGAGGGGCACCACTAAAGAACTCCTGAACTGCGGCCACCACATTAGCCTCCACAATATCCCAACACGAACAATTGAATCTAGACCCAAACCCATCTAGGCCTAGACTACTATCCTCCGGAATAGAAAAAATAGCCTCTTTAACCTCTTGGATTGAATGGAACTGAAGAAGAATGTTGTTTTCCTCTTCTGTAATGACATTCTGCACAAACAAGGATAAATCTGGGGTAGCCCTCATTGGTCTTGCCTTCAGAAAATCACTCAAGAATTCCACAGCCCTAGCATGAATAGCCTCTGGGGATGACAAACAAGAACCATCACGTAGTCGCATCTCCTGCACCATCGGTTTATTAACAGAAgcaagagttttaaaaaaattgagcgGAGGCCTTGCCCTTCTCCATCCACCTAATTTTGGCCTGTTGAGATAACCGAGTCTCCTCTCTAAGAAGCCACACTACAAGCTCTTTCTTGGCAATTAGTAATTCTGACTCAACCTCTTCAAAAAAGCTAGCCTGCAATTGACCCTCAAATCTTTCTATCTGCTTCTCCaactcacaaatatttttttccgtATGCCAAAAAACTCTACGATTCCAATCTTTCAAAAccattttaaactttttttaatttaacaacAAGACAAGACAGCCCCATATTAGCAATTGGAGCTTGCCAAACTCCTTGCACAACCTCTCTAAAATTCGCATGAGacacccacatttgttggaacTTAAAAGACGATGGACCATATCTACATGCCTGAGACTTTAAAACAAAGAGCATAGGAGCATGATCCGAAGTAGAGCGAGGcaaaaaattacacaaagcATCTGGTAATAAATCCATAGCCAGAGGATTTAGGAGACATCTGTCTAGTTTTGACCAGCTTCTAGCCAAACCTcgctgcccattacaccaagaaaacttGGCCCCCATTGACTTCATTTCCGTTAACCCACATACctcaataaaatcattaaattcatccaCTGCCATTCTCGACCAGTGTTTACCACCCCTACGTTCATCATCCCCacgaataatattgaaattacCAAGACAAAACTAGGGAATATCTTGCACGACATCCAACTGTAACAACCTCCAGAGATCACACTCTCCATATGCTTACATTTTGCATAGACCACAGAAACCATAACAAAATGAGAGGCATCCTTCAGCAAGACAGACACATGATGAGCATTGAATTGACTAATCGAAACCACTAACTCGTCTTTCCATAATAGCCATAATTTTCCACCAACACTTTGATTAGAAAAACCATAATGAAACTTCaaccaattttttaaaacatccaACTGACTTTCATCAACAAAAGGCTCAgctaacataataaaattaacttaaaactTCCTTACCAACTTACATAGACGTCTCCGCGATGCTCGAATACCACAGATATTGCAAAAAAGAGGCGtacaaatcataaattcatcCGAGCAGGCTTGCTAGGAACCCGAGATGAGCTTCTGAGAGTTCATCCACCCTTACTTGCATCTTTTGCGCTATAGCATCCCCATCAGACGGATACTCTTTATTTTTGCATAGTTGCTCTATCCTGTCTTCAGCGGGTTCTGAGACGTAATCCTCAACCATTCCCTTAGGCAGAAATGCCACCCTCTCAACCAGAATTATCATAGCCAAAGACCCCAACCCTCCATCTTCCACAGTGTCAAGTAACGCCCCATCCCCTGTCACCTGCTCACCTAACTCCTCTACTCCCATCATACCACAAGTCTCCACCCTCTCCGCATCCGGATTGACATTCACTAGGCTAGACTCAACAGTACGCAAATTTTGCTAGCATCCAAAACCAGTTGCTTCCAATACAACGGCTATCTCCTCATGGTTTCCACCAACTTCTGCACTGTCAAGGAGCTGGAACCAGCCCCAGTTACATCCACCTTTTCAGCCTCCAAAGTATCAACAACAGAATTATTATGGGTCA carries:
- the LOC108990663 gene encoding uncharacterized protein LOC108990663; the protein is MWSRPRESFVKTNWDAVVDKEGKKVGLRVVIRNEEGEIMAAVGEHRSLVSDPTAAKGYALRKAMEFCKDLNFSRVVFEGDAQVIVNVVNEEEKYLSIYGFVIEDAKKLLKGISQWSVKFVYRNANEAAHCLAKEALSLFSENVWIEEVPACIESILFKEKHCNTGSDQ
- the LOC108990662 gene encoding uncharacterized protein LOC108990662, whose product is MKGITKGVTVSRGGIRVNHLLFADDCILFARAKTEEWLRLQELLLIYEKASGQFLNKDKTSVFFSSNSRGEDKEKIMELGGAVIKGSYEKYLGLPPVVGKSKYNTFRSIKERVWKKINNWKNVFLSAVGKEDSRSMAARVFKEKYFKIVPLTEAKLGNRPSYIWRSVCGALNLLKDGLRWRVGNGTNIKIWGQKWLPTPSSFCVQAPCTILDQEAKVSELITSGEWNEPFIKSIFYKGEAEHIWSLPISRMEAEDKLIWGYTKKGVFAVNSAYQMEMKRRETATGECSNGREGENIWKVLWNLNIPRKAKFFLWKAAKELLAIRNSLYKKGIIKEQPCPICKKEAETAVHVLWSYPAAADFWSDLILVIQKWRTNEPDMPSLLDRL
- the LOC108990661 gene encoding uncharacterized protein LOC108990661; amino-acid sequence: MNMFRNVLERGGLFDLSWRGDKFTWSNKHDNETFTKERLDKVVANLRWKEIYKEGWLEVLTARCSDHRPLLLSMNQVLSIVWRRRRMFRDEARWSLEEGCEEVIKNAWTMRQVGGDSAKTLQKLLEDNKGAFVKWNKRLENNKGKILKEKIELLKNLQMNEGSHNMVEIKKLQNEIGVYLEMEDLKWRQRAKLDWYQLGDRNTKFFHSCADQRRKKNWIRQIHDEQDKMQTEPEMIDKVFNEYFQKLFKSTTPSDGDIEAYL
- the LOC108990660 gene encoding uncharacterized protein LOC108990660, with translation MVQEMRLRDGSCLSSPEAIHARAVEFLSDFLKARPMRATPDLSLFVQNVITEEENNILLQFHSIQEVKEAIFSIPEDSSLGLDGFGSRFNCSCWDIVEANVVAAVQEFFSGAPLPRLCSASYIVLLPKVPSPTRFDKFRPINLCSVVYKVMSTFGFGPRFCELIQQCISTPWFSVVVNGTMKGFFPSGRGLRQGDPLSPYLFILVEELLSRLLKHNFGNGWIISFSHPRGAPLISHLLYVDDIVVFANGGKSSLCAIRVAFAQYEDWFSQVVSKEKSSIFFPKHFTSAKKRSALRITSFSEGSFPVKYGAPLVSGRLKVIHFDGLMHWIRSQLEGWQMKFLSCGAPILLLSHIVVSLFMKFAWKLLTQNSIWVNFFKAKYVKYRQISLIEASKGYLFWKQIVAVLPKVLSNAVWKVRDGRVSFWRDNWLSSGAIIDSCEISDLPLLTIRECRIYNGWDVDLLRRLVGESKLEAILTSFGDHKDGVDILIWKPSLDGIFSLKLAWECIRVRAPKIEWARWIWHSGIPKKYSVMMGKALNFSLGVDARIKELGIPVVSKCECCVQGCLENQDHVLATGSFVAEIWRRASLSLGMPYDPPRP